TGCCCCGGCTGCCAGGCCGTGGCTGAAGCGATTGTGGCCGGTGGGCTGGAAAGCTATTACCAGCACCGCAGCGAAGCCTCGGCCAACCCCGAGGCGCTCCCGGTGCAACTGGTGGATGAGCTGGCGCTGTACGACCGCGCCGATGTGCAAAAACCCTTTGTGCGCCATCAAGGCGACTTGGCCGAAACCACCCTGTTGATGGAAGGCATCAGCTGCGCCGCCTGCGGCTGGTTGATCGAGAAACACCTGCGCAGCCTGCCCGCGGTGGCCGAGGCGCGGCTGAACCTGTCCAACCATCGCCTGCATGTGCGCTGGGCCGATGGGCAATTGCCATTGAGCCAACTGCTCAGCGAGCTGCGCCATATCGGTTACGCCGCCCATCCCTACCAGGCCGACCGCGCCGCCGAACAATTGGCCGGCGAAAACCGCCTGGCCCTGCGTCAACTGGGGGTTGCCGGCTTGCTGTGGTTCCAGGCGATGATGGCAACCATGGCGACCTGGCCGGAATTCAATATCGACCTGAGCCCGGAGTTGCACGTGATCCTGCGCTGGGTTGCGATGTTTCTCACCACACCCATCGTGTTCTACAGCTGCGCGCCGTTCTTCAAAGGGGCGCTGCGTGACATACGCACGCGACACCTGACCATGGACGTATCGGTATCCCTGGCAATTGGCGGTGCGTACCTGGCGGGGATCTGGACCGCGATCACCGGCGTGGGCGAATTGTATTTCGATGCCGTGGGCATGTTTGCGCTGTTCCTGCTGGCCGGGCGTTACCTTGAGCGCCGTGCCCGGGAGCGCACCGCCGCAGCCACCGCTCAATTGGTCAACCTGTTGCCCGCCTCCTGCTTGCGCCTCAAAGACGATGGCCAGAGCGAACGCATCCTGCTCAGTGAACTGGCATTGGGTGATCGTGTACTGGTGCATCCCGGCGCGGTGCTGCCGGCGGATGGCGTGATCCTCGACGGCCAATCCAGCATCGATGAATCCCTGCTGACCGGCGAGTACCTGCCACAACCGCGGCGGGTCGGCGACAGCGTTACGGCTGGCACGCTGAATGTCGAGGGCGCACTGACCGTCGAGGTGCGCGCCCTGGGCCACGAGACGCGCCTGTCCGCCATTGTGCGCCTGCTGGAGCGCGCCCAGGCCGAGAAACCACGCCTGGCGCAAATCGCCGACCGTGCCGCGCAGTGGTTCCTGCTGTGCTCGCTGATCGCCGCCGTGCTGATCGGCCTGCTGTGGTGGGAACTGGACCCGTCACGCGCATTCTGGATTGTGTTGGCGATGCTGGTGGCGACGTGCCCGTGTGCACTGTCCCTGGCCACCCCAACCGCCCTGACCGCTGCCACCGGCACCTTGCACACCCTGGGGTTGCTACTGACCCGTGGCCATGTGCTTGAAGGCCTGAACCAGATCGACACAGTAATTTTCGACAAGACCGGCACCCTCACCGAAGGGCGCCTGGTGTTGCGCACAATCCGGCCCCTGGGCGCGCTGGACAGCGACCAGTGCCTGGGCCTCGCCGCCGCCCTGGAGAACCGCTCGGAACACCCGATTGCTCGTGCCTTTGGGCGTGCGCCACTGGCCGCTGATGAAGTGTTGAGCACCCCTGGCCTGGGCCTGGAGGGTCGGGTGGGGGACCGCCTGTTGCGTATCGGCCAACCGGGTTTTGTCTGCGAACTCAGTGGCTGCGCGATTCCCGCCTCACCGGACGACGCCGGGCAATGGCTGCTGTTGGGTGACAACAGCGGCGCCCTCGCCTGGTTCGTACTCGACGACCGCCTGCGCAGCGACGCCCCTGCCCTGCTCGCAGCGTGCAAGGCACGCGGCTGGCGTACGCTGCTGCTCTCGGGCGACAGCTCACCGATGGTCGCCAGTGTGGCCCTTGAGCTGGGCATCGACGAAGCCCACGGCGGCCTGCGCCCTGATGACAAGTTGCAGGTGCTGCAAAACCTGCATAGGCAAGGCCACAAGGTGCTGATGCTGGGCGATGGCGTCAATGATGTGCCGGTGCTGGCCGCCGCCGATATCAGCGTGGCCATGGGCTCGGCCACTGATCTGGCGAAAACCAGCGCCGACGCGGTGCTGTTGTCCAACCGCCTGGAGGCACTGGTGCAAGCCTTCAGCCTGGCGCGGCGCACCCGTCGAGTGATCATTGAAAACCTGCTGTGGGCCGGGCTGTACAATGGCCTTATGCTGCCGTTTGCGGCCCTGGGCTGGATCACACCAATCTGGGCAGCCATCGGTATGTCCCTCAGTTCGTTGACCGTGGTACTTAACGCATTGCGCCTGACTCGCCTGCCGAGCGCACACGCTAAAGGTACCGCCCCAGTAACCCGCCCGCTGCCGGCCTGAGCCGCGTGGGCATGGAGTGCAGATGCCAGCCTTATACGTAATGATTCCAGCGGCGCTGCTGTTAGTGGGTGTGGCCATCTATATCTTCTTCTGGGCCGTGGACAGCGGCCAGTACGAAGATCTCGATGGCCCGGCCCACAGCGTGCTGTTTGACGACCAGGACCCTAACCACCTGGCCGCCATTGACGAAGCCAACGGCCCCGAACAACCGCCCAAGGACCCACCTCATGCTTGAGCTGGCGCCCCTGCTGGTTTCGGCATTGATTCTGGGCCTGCTCGGCGGCGGCCATTGCCTGGGCATGTGCGGCGGGTTGATGGGCGCGCTGACCCTGGCGATCCCCAAGGAGCAACGCAGCCGCCGCTTTCGCCTGCTGCTGGCGTACAACCTGGGGCGCATCCTCAGCTATGCCACGGCAGGGCTGCTGATCGGCCTGGCCGGCTGGGCGGTGGCCAACAGCCCGGCGGCGATGTTCATGCGCGTGCTCGCCGGGTTACTGCTGATTTGCATGGGCCTGTACCTGGCCGGTTGGTGGAGCGGCCTGACCCGCATCGAAAGCCTCGGACGCGGCCTGTGGCGGCATATCCAGCCGCTGGCCAACCGTTTGCTGCCGGTGTCGAGCCTGCCGCGCGCCTTGATGCTGGGCGCGCTGTGGGGCTGGTTGCCGTGCGGGTTGGTCTACAGCACCCTGCTGTGGGCCGCGAGCCAGGGCAATGCGCTGGACAGCGCGTTGCTGATGCTCGCATTCGGCCTCGGCACCTGGCCGGTGCTGCTGGCCACCGGGCTGGCGGCGGAGCGTGTCACCGCGCTCTTGCGTAAACGCAGCGTGCGCATGGCCGGCGGCCTGTTGGTGATCATCTTCGGTATCTGGACCTTGCCGGGCCCGCATCAGCACTGGCTCATGGGTCATTGAAAGCCCCTGTGGCATAGCGCCGCTCCCCGTTGATGCAAATCAACATGCCTTGCCAGCCCTGCCCCTAGACTCGGCCCACTAGCCAATCCGGGGGACCGCCCGCATGCTCGACGCCATTCGTTGGGACACAGATCTGATTCACCGCTACGACTTGGCGGGGCCGCGCTACACGTCCTACCCTACCGCCGTCCAGTTGGACAGCCAGGTCGGCACCTTCGACCTGCTCCATGCCCTGCGCGAAAGCCGCAAGGCGGTACGGCCGTTATCGGTGTATGTGCACGTACCGTTCTGCGCCAACATTTGCTACTACTGCGCCTGCAACAAGGTGGTCACCAAGGACCGTGGTCGCGCCCAGGCCTACTTGCAACGCCTGCAGCAGGAAATCCAGCTGGTGGCCTGCCACCTCGATCCGAAGCAGCCAGTGGAGCAATTGCACTTTGGCGGCGGCACACCGACTTTTCTCAGCCACGATGAACTGCGCCAGGTGATGAATTGCCTGCGCCAGCATTTCAATTTGCTCGATGATGATTCGGGCGACTATGGCATTGAAATCGACCCTCGCGAAGCCGACTGGGCCACCATGGGCCTGCTGCGCGAGCTGGGTTTCAACCGCGTAAGCATCGGCCTGCAAGACCTTGACCCCGAGGTGCAACGAGCGGTCAATCGCCTGCAAAGCCTGGAAGAGACCCGCGCAGTGATCGATGCGGCGCGTACCCTGCAATTTCGCTCGATCAATATCGATTTGATCTACGGCTTGCCCAAGCAATCACCGCTGAACTTCGCGCGTACTGTGGAAGAAGTCATCCGCTTGCAGCCGGACCGCTTGTCCGTATTCAACTACGCCCATCTGCCGGAACGTTTCATGCCCCAACGGCGGATCAACACCGACGAGCTGCCCTCGCCGGCCGAAAAACTGCTGATGCTGCAAACCACCATTGAACAACTGACCCAGGCCGGCTACCGCTATATCGGCATGGATCACTTTGCCCTGCCGGACGACGAACTGGCCATCGCCCAGGAGGAAGGCAAGCTGCAGCGCAACTTCCAGGGCTATACCACCCACGGGCATTGCGATCTGATTGGGTTGGGCGTTTCAGCGATCAGCCAGATTGGCGACTTGTATTGCCAGAACAGCAGCGACCTCACCCAATACCAGAACGCCTTGGCGGGCGCACAACTGGCGACCAGCCGTGGTTTGGTCTGCACCACCGACGATCGCCTGCGACGGGAAGTGATCCAGCAGTTGATCTGCAATTTCAGCCTGGGCTTCGAGACGATCGAACAGGCGTACAACATCGACTTTCGTGGCTACTTTGCCGATTTATGGTCGCAGTTGGAGACGATGGCCACCGACGGCCTGATCGAGTTGGACGCCCAGGGCATTCGTGTGCTGCCGGCCGGGCGCTTGCTGGTGCGTTCAGTGTGCATGGTGTTCGATGCCTATCTGGAGCACCAGAACAGGCAACGATTTTCGCGGGTCATCTAGACGTTCTTACTTCATGGCCAGGGTCGCGGCCTTGGCTGCATCACCCGCGCTCATGTCTTTCATCGCCTTGGTGAGAGACGCCTGGGCGCTGGTCAAGCTGGCTTGCAGCGCACCCAAGGCCGATTGCAGCCCGGAAAGCCGGGCACGGGCCTGTTCAGGGCTGAGACTTCTGTCGGCCATTACCGCTGCCATCTCAGCCTGTTTCTCGGCAATCTGCTTTTTGATCTCACGAATCATCTTGAGCAGATTCTTGACGTTGTCCGCCAGGCCGCTTTCGTCGATGTCACTGTTTGAGGTTTTTTCCGCCGCGGCAGCTTTCATCGCGGCGCCGGAAATGGTCACCGAAACGGCAGGCTTGGCTTCATCCGCCGTCGGAATCGCGGCGACATCGGAATCGGCAGCTTTCTTGGTTTCGG
This genomic stretch from Pseudomonas synxantha BG33R harbors:
- a CDS encoding heavy metal translocating P-type ATPase; protein product: MTSPIPCYHCALPVPPGSRFTARILGERRELCCPGCQAVAEAIVAGGLESYYQHRSEASANPEALPVQLVDELALYDRADVQKPFVRHQGDLAETTLLMEGISCAACGWLIEKHLRSLPAVAEARLNLSNHRLHVRWADGQLPLSQLLSELRHIGYAAHPYQADRAAEQLAGENRLALRQLGVAGLLWFQAMMATMATWPEFNIDLSPELHVILRWVAMFLTTPIVFYSCAPFFKGALRDIRTRHLTMDVSVSLAIGGAYLAGIWTAITGVGELYFDAVGMFALFLLAGRYLERRARERTAAATAQLVNLLPASCLRLKDDGQSERILLSELALGDRVLVHPGAVLPADGVILDGQSSIDESLLTGEYLPQPRRVGDSVTAGTLNVEGALTVEVRALGHETRLSAIVRLLERAQAEKPRLAQIADRAAQWFLLCSLIAAVLIGLLWWELDPSRAFWIVLAMLVATCPCALSLATPTALTAATGTLHTLGLLLTRGHVLEGLNQIDTVIFDKTGTLTEGRLVLRTIRPLGALDSDQCLGLAAALENRSEHPIARAFGRAPLAADEVLSTPGLGLEGRVGDRLLRIGQPGFVCELSGCAIPASPDDAGQWLLLGDNSGALAWFVLDDRLRSDAPALLAACKARGWRTLLLSGDSSPMVASVALELGIDEAHGGLRPDDKLQVLQNLHRQGHKVLMLGDGVNDVPVLAAADISVAMGSATDLAKTSADAVLLSNRLEALVQAFSLARRTRRVIIENLLWAGLYNGLMLPFAALGWITPIWAAIGMSLSSLTVVLNALRLTRLPSAHAKGTAPVTRPLPA
- the ccoS gene encoding cbb3-type cytochrome oxidase assembly protein CcoS, yielding MPALYVMIPAALLLVGVAIYIFFWAVDSGQYEDLDGPAHSVLFDDQDPNHLAAIDEANGPEQPPKDPPHA
- a CDS encoding sulfite exporter TauE/SafE family protein, which encodes MLELAPLLVSALILGLLGGGHCLGMCGGLMGALTLAIPKEQRSRRFRLLLAYNLGRILSYATAGLLIGLAGWAVANSPAAMFMRVLAGLLLICMGLYLAGWWSGLTRIESLGRGLWRHIQPLANRLLPVSSLPRALMLGALWGWLPCGLVYSTLLWAASQGNALDSALLMLAFGLGTWPVLLATGLAAERVTALLRKRSVRMAGGLLVIIFGIWTLPGPHQHWLMGH
- the hemN gene encoding oxygen-independent coproporphyrinogen III oxidase gives rise to the protein MLDAIRWDTDLIHRYDLAGPRYTSYPTAVQLDSQVGTFDLLHALRESRKAVRPLSVYVHVPFCANICYYCACNKVVTKDRGRAQAYLQRLQQEIQLVACHLDPKQPVEQLHFGGGTPTFLSHDELRQVMNCLRQHFNLLDDDSGDYGIEIDPREADWATMGLLRELGFNRVSIGLQDLDPEVQRAVNRLQSLEETRAVIDAARTLQFRSINIDLIYGLPKQSPLNFARTVEEVIRLQPDRLSVFNYAHLPERFMPQRRINTDELPSPAEKLLMLQTTIEQLTQAGYRYIGMDHFALPDDELAIAQEEGKLQRNFQGYTTHGHCDLIGLGVSAISQIGDLYCQNSSDLTQYQNALAGAQLATSRGLVCTTDDRLRREVIQQLICNFSLGFETIEQAYNIDFRGYFADLWSQLETMATDGLIELDAQGIRVLPAGRLLVRSVCMVFDAYLEHQNRQRFSRVI